From the Phyllopteryx taeniolatus isolate TA_2022b chromosome 16, UOR_Ptae_1.2, whole genome shotgun sequence genome, one window contains:
- the ttyh3a gene encoding protein tweety homolog 3 isoform X2: MAAVVSYTPPWWVNLLHRLPHFNFRFDRTSGDFQPEDWTYQQSILLLGGVALACLALDLLFLLFYSIWLCCRRNKNQDQPSADCCCTAWCVIIATLVCSAGIAVGFYGNGETCDGVNRLTYSLRHANRTISGVQKLVSDGTSSLNRTVDDNLQQLEGQYAQHADYLSIIQKLQGELDELVKQMAEIPFWDNSKISLEELAVRIELYDWYRWLGYLGLLLFDVLICLLVLFGLIRKSKGTLIGVCLFGVVALVVSWALLGLEFAVSVTSSDFCVAPDTYVTQVADQYGVINQEILKYYLSCSLEQTNPFQQKLSGSHKALVEMQGDVLELLRSSTGEYKQTQGSLEQIQGILNTTEISLHQLTALVDCRSLHMDYVQAVTGVCYDGLEGLIYLVFFSFVTALMFSSIVCSVPHTWHNKRAEEDSDDGSLGRSGRQNHDNLYRVHMPSLYSCGSSYGSETSIPAAAHTVSNAPVTEYMAQNANFPNSRCENTPLIGRESPPPSYTSSMRAKYLANSQPESNTPASN, encoded by the exons ATGGCGGCTGTGGTTAGTTACACGCCACCGTGGTGGGTCAACCTGCTGCACCGACTTCCACATTTCAACTTCAGGTTCGACCGAACGAGCGGCGACTTCCAGCCAGAGGACTGGACCTATCAACAG TCCATCCTGTTACTCGGAGGTGTGGCGCTGGCCTGTCTGGCTCTGGACCTGCTGTTCCTGCTCTTCTACTCCATTTGGTTGTGCTGCCGGCGCAACAAAAACCAGGACCAACCCTCGGCCGACTGCTGCTGCACCGCCTGGTGTGTCATCATCGCAACGCTCGTGTGCAG CGCTGGCATTGCTGTAGGTTTCTATGGGAACGGCGAGACTTGCGACGGAGTGAATCGGCTGACTTATTCCCTGCGCCATGCAAATCGCACAATCAGTGGTGTGCAGAAGCTG GTTTCCGATGGAACGTCTTCGCTGAACCGGACGGTAGATGACAACCTGCAGCAGCTTGAGGGCCAGTACGCCCAGCACGCGGACTACCTGTCCATCATCCAAAAGCTGCAGGGCGAGCTGGACGAGCTGGTCAAACAGATGGCGGAGATCCCCTTCTGGGACAACAGCAAGATCTCCCTGGAGGAGCTGGCTGTCCGAATCGAGCTGTATGACTGGTACAG GTGGCTGGGCTATCTCGGTCTGCTGCTTTTCGATGTCCTCATTTGTCTGCTGGTGCTGTTTGGCCTCATTCGCAAGTCCAAGGGGACGCTGATCGG GGTATGCTTGTTTGGTGTCGTGGCTCTGGTGGTCAGTTGGGCCTTGCTTGGGCTGGAGTTTGCTGTCTCTGTG ACCTCCAGCGACTTCTGCGTGGCTCCTGACACGTACGTCACCCAAGTGGCTGACCAGTATGGAGTCATTAATCAAG AAATCCTCAAGTACTACCTTAGTTGCAGTTTGGAGCAAACCAACCCCTTCCAGCAG AAGCTGTCTGGGAGCCACAAAGCACTTGTTGAGATGCAGGGCGATGTGCTGGAGCTTCTGCGCTCGTCCACCGGGGAATACAAACAAACTCAG GGAAGCTTGGAGCAGATCCAGGGGATACTGAACACCACAGAGATCAGCCTTCATCAGCTCACAGCCTTGGTGGACTGCCGCAGCCTGCACATG GACTACGTGCAGGCCGTGACGGGGGTGTGCTACGACGGGCTGGAGGGCCTCATCTACCTGGTGTTCTTCTCCTTCGTGACGGCCCTTATGTTCAGCTCCATTGTTTGCAGCGTGCCTCACACCTGGCACAACAAGCG GGCGGAGGAGGACAGCGATGACGGCTCGCTGGGTCGCAGCGGGAGGCAGAACCATGACAACCTGTACCGCGTCCACATGCCCAGCTTGTACAGCTGTGGCAGCAGCTACGGCAGCGAGACGTCCATCCCTGCCGCCGCGCACACCGTCAGCAACGCGCCAGTCACCGAGTACAT GGCTCAGAACGCCAACTTCCCAAACTCCCGCTGCGAAAACACACCCCTGATCGGCCGAGAGTCTCCTCCGCCCTCG TACACCTCCAGCATGCGGGCAAAGTACCTTGCTAACAGCCAACCAGAGTCCAACACCCCCGCATCAAACTAG
- the ttyh3a gene encoding protein tweety homolog 3 isoform X1: protein MAAVVSYTPPWWVNLLHRLPHFNFRFDRTSGDFQPEDWTYQQSILLLGGVALACLALDLLFLLFYSIWLCCRRNKNQDQPSADCCCTAWCVIIATLVCSAGIAVGFYGNGETCDGVNRLTYSLRHANRTISGVQKLVSDGTSSLNRTVDDNLQQLEGQYAQHADYLSIIQKLQGELDELVKQMAEIPFWDNSKISLEELAVRIELYDWYRWLGYLGLLLFDVLICLLVLFGLIRKSKGTLIGVCLFGVVALVVSWALLGLEFAVSVTSSDFCVAPDTYVTQVADQYGVINQEILKYYLSCSLEQTNPFQQKLSGSHKALVEMQGDVLELLRSSTGEYKQTQGSLEQIQGILNTTEISLHQLTALVDCRSLHMDYVQAVTGVCYDGLEGLIYLVFFSFVTALMFSSIVCSVPHTWHNKRAEEDSDDGSLGRSGRQNHDNLYRVHMPSLYSCGSSYGSETSIPAAAHTVSNAPVTEYMAQNANFPNSRCENTPLIGRESPPPSLYLTPAHTNSGHSWQLKPSDSSRSFW, encoded by the exons ATGGCGGCTGTGGTTAGTTACACGCCACCGTGGTGGGTCAACCTGCTGCACCGACTTCCACATTTCAACTTCAGGTTCGACCGAACGAGCGGCGACTTCCAGCCAGAGGACTGGACCTATCAACAG TCCATCCTGTTACTCGGAGGTGTGGCGCTGGCCTGTCTGGCTCTGGACCTGCTGTTCCTGCTCTTCTACTCCATTTGGTTGTGCTGCCGGCGCAACAAAAACCAGGACCAACCCTCGGCCGACTGCTGCTGCACCGCCTGGTGTGTCATCATCGCAACGCTCGTGTGCAG CGCTGGCATTGCTGTAGGTTTCTATGGGAACGGCGAGACTTGCGACGGAGTGAATCGGCTGACTTATTCCCTGCGCCATGCAAATCGCACAATCAGTGGTGTGCAGAAGCTG GTTTCCGATGGAACGTCTTCGCTGAACCGGACGGTAGATGACAACCTGCAGCAGCTTGAGGGCCAGTACGCCCAGCACGCGGACTACCTGTCCATCATCCAAAAGCTGCAGGGCGAGCTGGACGAGCTGGTCAAACAGATGGCGGAGATCCCCTTCTGGGACAACAGCAAGATCTCCCTGGAGGAGCTGGCTGTCCGAATCGAGCTGTATGACTGGTACAG GTGGCTGGGCTATCTCGGTCTGCTGCTTTTCGATGTCCTCATTTGTCTGCTGGTGCTGTTTGGCCTCATTCGCAAGTCCAAGGGGACGCTGATCGG GGTATGCTTGTTTGGTGTCGTGGCTCTGGTGGTCAGTTGGGCCTTGCTTGGGCTGGAGTTTGCTGTCTCTGTG ACCTCCAGCGACTTCTGCGTGGCTCCTGACACGTACGTCACCCAAGTGGCTGACCAGTATGGAGTCATTAATCAAG AAATCCTCAAGTACTACCTTAGTTGCAGTTTGGAGCAAACCAACCCCTTCCAGCAG AAGCTGTCTGGGAGCCACAAAGCACTTGTTGAGATGCAGGGCGATGTGCTGGAGCTTCTGCGCTCGTCCACCGGGGAATACAAACAAACTCAG GGAAGCTTGGAGCAGATCCAGGGGATACTGAACACCACAGAGATCAGCCTTCATCAGCTCACAGCCTTGGTGGACTGCCGCAGCCTGCACATG GACTACGTGCAGGCCGTGACGGGGGTGTGCTACGACGGGCTGGAGGGCCTCATCTACCTGGTGTTCTTCTCCTTCGTGACGGCCCTTATGTTCAGCTCCATTGTTTGCAGCGTGCCTCACACCTGGCACAACAAGCG GGCGGAGGAGGACAGCGATGACGGCTCGCTGGGTCGCAGCGGGAGGCAGAACCATGACAACCTGTACCGCGTCCACATGCCCAGCTTGTACAGCTGTGGCAGCAGCTACGGCAGCGAGACGTCCATCCCTGCCGCCGCGCACACCGTCAGCAACGCGCCAGTCACCGAGTACAT GGCTCAGAACGCCAACTTCCCAAACTCCCGCTGCGAAAACACACCCCTGATCGGCCGAGAGTCTCCTCCGCCCTCG TTGTATTTGACTCCCGCCCACACTAACAGCGGCCACAGCTGGCAGCTAAAGCCTTCGGACAGCTCCAGATCGTTTTGGTAA